A region from the Ichthyobacterium seriolicida genome encodes:
- a CDS encoding S41 family peptidase, with protein MKSIFLVIKNFVPVFLFFVLTLISCRKQQVELVPFKHNDIHSYEDLFKSFWTAMDRNYNYFSEGNIDWSDIYAKYNDKFRNLKTFNDENADRFLAMKEINLASKYFSDIRSKILDNHLVLRVEFPFPQMKKDEKITRIFDRDTQTTIDVDGGYYQTSTKGNIRIDKKKAIEGASRLFVDGTSNQDIITDDEILYALGMLKDMRDNTLYFALNKFRLSEYAIKYSDKIFPNFSPRRVYLTGGDYFEHVPDSIENEFKTGLEKIEYFMYNAMSGVINSKEYKDVLNHKNLFLTRGILDCSSIKRDWTLVGPLLTEVITQVRSKLESYSDQYKNKMSSSSLENIIGKLKNKATKILNSHNNALGEVSDCGIYDMFFNKLIDGSIKKIIIDLRGNGGGFALDRLHFIDRLISKRSLYGYERTKEGNGRFNYTPWIPVYTKTHPHGLKSPIPIVILIDKGSASMSEVTTIMLKTQDKVKVIGDYSNGAFAGLTSSEHAFNGGLQAANEYLAFYMPAMAFKDRNHKILEGIGAKPDILIIPTEDDILNGRDPALEKAIEEIDKMD; from the coding sequence ATGAAATCTATTTTCTTAGTAATCAAAAATTTCGTTCCAGTATTTTTATTCTTTGTTCTAACATTAATATCTTGTCGTAAGCAACAGGTAGAGTTGGTTCCATTTAAACATAACGATATTCATAGTTATGAAGATTTGTTTAAGTCATTTTGGACTGCTATGGATAGAAATTATAATTATTTCAGCGAAGGAAATATTGATTGGAGTGATATTTACGCTAAGTATAACGATAAGTTTAGAAATTTAAAAACATTTAATGATGAAAATGCGGATAGATTTTTAGCTATGAAAGAAATAAATTTAGCCTCTAAGTATTTTTCTGATATCAGATCTAAAATATTAGATAATCACCTTGTACTTAGGGTAGAGTTTCCTTTTCCTCAGATGAAAAAGGATGAAAAAATAACTAGAATATTTGATAGAGATACTCAGACGACCATAGATGTAGATGGTGGCTATTATCAAACTTCAACTAAAGGGAATATTCGTATAGATAAAAAAAAAGCCATAGAAGGAGCGTCTAGGTTGTTCGTGGATGGTACTTCAAATCAAGATATCATTACCGATGATGAAATCCTTTACGCATTAGGGATGTTGAAAGATATGCGAGATAATACATTGTATTTTGCTCTTAACAAGTTTAGATTGTCAGAGTATGCAATAAAATATTCAGACAAGATTTTTCCAAATTTTAGTCCAAGAAGAGTGTATTTAACAGGCGGTGATTACTTCGAGCATGTCCCTGATTCTATAGAAAATGAATTTAAAACGGGTTTGGAGAAGATAGAATACTTTATGTACAATGCTATGAGTGGAGTAATAAACTCTAAAGAGTATAAAGATGTTCTCAATCATAAGAATTTATTCCTTACAAGAGGAATACTTGACTGTTCAAGTATCAAAAGAGATTGGACTTTGGTTGGCCCCTTACTTACAGAAGTGATAACACAAGTGCGTTCTAAATTAGAATCATATAGTGATCAATATAAAAATAAAATGTCTTCTTCTTCATTAGAAAATATAATCGGTAAATTAAAAAATAAAGCGACCAAAATACTTAATAGTCATAACAACGCTTTAGGGGAAGTTAGCGATTGTGGTATCTATGATATGTTTTTTAATAAACTTATAGATGGTTCTATAAAAAAGATCATCATAGATTTAAGAGGGAATGGCGGAGGTTTTGCTCTAGATAGATTGCATTTTATTGATAGGTTAATAAGTAAGAGGAGCCTTTATGGTTATGAAAGAACTAAAGAAGGCAATGGTAGATTTAATTACACTCCTTGGATTCCGGTATATACAAAAACTCATCCCCATGGACTTAAGTCTCCAATTCCTATAGTTATATTAATAGATAAAGGGTCAGCTAGCATGTCCGAAGTGACCACGATTATGTTAAAAACTCAAGATAAAGTTAAAGTTATAGGAGATTACAGTAATGGAGCATTTGCTGGATTGACTAGTTCCGAACATGCTTTTAATGGTGGATTACAAGCCGCTAATGAATATCTGGCTTTTTATATGCCAGCAATGGCTTTCAAGGATAGAAATCATAAGATATTAGAGGGTATAGGGGCTAAGCCAGATATTTTGATTATACCTACTGAGGATGATATTTTAAATGGTAGAGATCCAGCATTAGAAAAAGCCATAGAAGAAATAGATAAAATGGATTGA